The stretch of DNA GTTTCGGCCTCATCCGGCAGAACATCGCGAAGCCGGCGTTCCGCCGACCAGGGGGTATAGTCATTATGGATCACGGATGACGGCTCGCGCATGACCTGCCGGCGGCGGATCGCGTCACTGGCGGCGCGGCGCGTGTGATCAAAAATCTCGACCCGGCGCGCGCCCGTGATCTCTGCAACAAGCTGTTTTGCCTCGGCATCATAGATTGTCGCCAGCGCGGCATCATCGTGAAAATCCGTCATCTCGCTGACATGAGGCACCAGCATGAAACCGGCCGTGTCCAGATCGAACCGCTGTCCCCTGCCATTGTGGATTGCCACCTCACGCATGTCATATTGGCCATCGTGGCTGGCGGTGTCGCCGCCAGCCTGCGAGGCGTGATAGACGGCATCCCCATCATCCTCCATTGCCAGATATTGCAATGTGGCGCGGATCGGCTGCGAATGTGCCATTATCGGGCCCTCCCTGATCGGTGATGTCAGGTGCTGGCAACAATCATCACAAACAAAATATCAGAAACAAAAGAGCAGGATGTCAGCGGCGATCAGCCATGCCCATACGCGTTTCGAGCCACCTGACTCCTCCCGAAACAACAAGGATAAGCACAAGATATTCGATCACAAGAACGGTATAGATTTCA from Alphaproteobacteria bacterium LSUCC0719 encodes:
- a CDS encoding CmcJ/NvfI family oxidoreductase, which translates into the protein MAHSQPIRATLQYLAMEDDGDAVYHASQAGGDTASHDGQYDMREVAIHNGRGQRFDLDTAGFMLVPHVSEMTDFHDDAALATIYDAEAKQLVAEITGARRVEIFDHTRRAASDAIRRRQVMREPSSVIHNDYTPWSAERRLRDVLPDEAETLLAGRFAIINVWRSIGGRVETSPLAFCDSRTLATGDLVEVTRQAKDRVGQIQMARFNPAHEWVYFPDMEMDEAVLIKTYDSATDGRNRFTIHTAFTDPAAPPDAAPRQSIETRCFVFF